The DNA window TACATCGGCCGCCGGTCGCCCCACCACGCCACGCCGAACAACAGCGCGGCGTAGGCCACCGAGACCAGCAGCAGAATCCAGCTTGAGACCAAGGGCCGTGTTCCCGGAGCAGACGTGGCCCCAGTGTAGTGGGTTATGTCGCAACTGGCTCTTGTAGAGGTTCCACGCTTGGCCGAGCGTGTGGGGCCACCCTCGCAGAAGGACGTACGACATGGATCCGGCTACCGCTGCAGACCCTTCCACGTGGATTCCGCTCACCGTGCCTCAGGGCACCTCCACGCCCGCGGCCAGCCTGCGGCAGGCCGCGCGTCAGCTCAGCACGATTGAAAACGCGACGTTGTACGTGGGCGGCAATGTCACCCTGACCCGCACGCGGGTATCCCGGCAGCGGGAGGAACGCGTGGACGAGCACAAGCATCTTCGACGTGAGGTGCGGCGCGAACTGGGCTTGTTGAAGCCCTCCCAGACCTACCCGCGCCCTGATCGCGAGCGGATCGCCACGCTGATCGCCGACAAGGTCATGCAGCGGGTCCCGCTGGGTACGCGCGCGCCGACGGAACTTCGGCTGATGTACCTGGAACCGACCATCGGCACGCTGTCCGGCCGCCTGGTGGATGGCATCGCCTTCAAGGTCGCCGCCTGGTGGCTGGACGCGCTGCCGCCCTTGCGCCCGCTCACGCCCGAACCCGGTCCAGGCTGGTATCCGCACAATCCACTGGGCGACACCCGTCCGGAACTGGACCTGGAACGCGCGCCGCTCCACGTCAGTGGCAGGCGGCTGCTGGACGACCTGCGCGGACTCAGCGTTACGCCGCTGCCGGCCCGATCGATCGCGACGGCAACCGCAGGTGCACCTGGGTGCCCTGCCCCGCCTGGCTGTGCACCTGCACCGAGCCGCCGGCAGCGTTGATCAGGCGCACGGTTACCGCCAGCCCCAGGCCGGTGCCCTGCCCGATCGGCTTGGTGGTGAAGAACGGCTCCAGGCAACGCGCTCGCACCTCTTCGCTCATGCCCACGCCGGTGTCTTCCACCCGCAGCAGCAACTGGTCCCCTTCGGCCGGTTGCAGCGCCAAGGTGAAGCGGCCACCTTCGGGCATGGCCTGCTGGGCGTTGACGGCGAGGCTGAGCAGAATCGATTCCAGCTGCGCCGGGTCGAAATGGATCAGGCGCTGCACGCCGCCGGTGTCCACCTGCACGTCCACGCCGCGCGGAAACATCTGCTCCAGCAGCGGAGTGAGGCCGTTGACGGTGGCGGCCGCATCCAGCAGTTGCGGCCGCGCGGCCTCCAGGCGGCTGAAGTCCATCAGCCGGCGGCTGACCGCGCTGGCCCGGCGCACCGCCGCATCCGCTCCGTTCAACGCGGCTTGCTGCGGTTCGCCCTGGCTGCGCCCGGCCTTGGCCACATACATCTGGATCAGCCCCAGCAGATGGTTGAAGTCGTGCGCGATGCCACTGGCGAGGCGGCCCACGTTCTCCATCTTCATCGCGTGCACCAGCTGGTCGCGGGCGCGCTCGCGCTCCTGGATCTCCACCTGCAGCTCGTCGCGCTTGCGCGCCAGCTCCTGGCTGCGCTGCTGTGCCATCTGCAGACTTTCACGCAGCCCGGTCACGCTGTGATGCAGCAGCCAGGCGGTGAGCAGCACGCCGAACAGGCCCACGCCGAGGTCGGTGCCCACCAGCTGCAGGCGGTCACCGCGGAACATCGCCCCGGACGCATCCACCCAGGCTCCCAGCAGCTGCAGGCCACACAGCGCTGCCGCCGCCCAGCTCAGGGTGCGGTGGCCCAGCACGGCGGCGACCAGCAGCATCGGCACGATCTGTCCCAGCTGCAGCCGCATCAGCGCCGCCAGACCCCAGTAGCCATAGGCCAGCATCAGCAGCGGCAGTTGCGCCAGCACGAAGGTGGTAGCCGCGCGCACGCTGCGCCCGGCATGGTGTTCCACCAGGCAGAGCGCACACAGCAGCACCTGCAGCACCGCCATGGCCGGCACCATCCGGTCCAACCCTGGCCCGGTGCGGTATGCCAGCCAGCCAGCGAACACCACGTGGTACAGCGCCACCAGCAGCAACAGCCCACGCAGCAGGGTGTCGGTGCGGCGGCCGAGCCCCGTGGGAGCAGGCGCAGCGGGATCGTGATGCGGCGGTACAGGCATGCGGTTCAGCAAGTCCCCGCCGGGAGGGCCGGCGGCTGGGGGTAACGCAGGTATAGTAGCCATCGACCCGGGGAAGTCGCAGTTTTCATGTTCATCAAGCCGTTCATCCGGCGCGTGTCACCCGCGCTGGTCTGTCTGTTGGCGCTCAGCGCCGCACCGGTGCACGCGCAACGCGCGGGCGAAGGCACGCCATTGGCCGCGCAGGTGGAGCAGTGCCAGGCCACCCTCAGCAGCGCGCCGCAGACCTCGCTGCAGCTGGCGCAGACGCTGTTGGCCCAGCCCAATCTGCCGACCTCGGTGGAGATCAGCGCGGTGGGCTGCCTCGGCTTCGCGCTGCGCCAGCAGGGCCAGCTGGACCAGACCACCGACCTGCCCGCACGCCTGCTGGCGGCCGCACAGCGCGCCGACGCCAGCACCGATGACCGCATGCGTGCGCAGTCGCTGGCCGCGCACCTGCTGCTGTGGCAGGGCAAGCAGGCAGAGGCGCTCACCCTGGTCAGCGAATTTCTGGACGAAGCCGTGCAGCAACGCGACGTGCAGGGCCAGATTGCGTCACTGATGATGATCTCGATGATCCGCGGTGAGGCCATGGGCGACGCGGCCGGCGCACTGACCTACCTGCGCAAGGCCACCGAGCTGACCGACCATCTGCGCCGGCCGCCTACACCGGGCGATCTGGTCGTCTACTACAACTACGGCTACGCCCTGCTGCTGCTGCAGCGCTACGACGAGGCGGCGGCGGCCTTCAAGCGCGCCGAAGCGGTCGGGGTGCGCCTGAGCGGGCAGGACCTGATGATGCAACGCATGGCAAGCCACCGCGCCGAGATCGCGCGGGTGCGTGGAGAACTCGATGCGGCCGAATTCGGCCTGCGCGGGGCGTTGGCCTGGCAGGCCGCGCAGGACCCACAGGGGCAGGTAGTCACCCTGCAGCGCCTGGCGCTGGTGAAGCTGGACCAGGAAGATGCGCGGGCCGCCAAGCCACTGGCGGAGCAGGCGCTGGCACTGGCCAAGCGTGGACACTTCGACGAAGAGGTACGCCAGGGGCTGGAGCTGCTGGGCGACATCCATCTGCTGCTGGGCGAGCGCGCCAAGGCTGTGGCGCTGTCGCGCGAAGCGCGGCAGCTGGACCAGCGCCGGGCCCAGGACAAGGCACTGGCGCAGTTGGCGCAGCTGCAAGCCACCGCCGAACGCAGCATCAACCCGACCCAGGTCAACGCC is part of the Stenotrophomonas oahuensis genome and encodes:
- a CDS encoding diguanylate cyclase, with protein sequence MFIKPFIRRVSPALVCLLALSAAPVHAQRAGEGTPLAAQVEQCQATLSSAPQTSLQLAQTLLAQPNLPTSVEISAVGCLGFALRQQGQLDQTTDLPARLLAAAQRADASTDDRMRAQSLAAHLLLWQGKQAEALTLVSEFLDEAVQQRDVQGQIASLMMISMIRGEAMGDAAGALTYLRKATELTDHLRRPPTPGDLVVYYNYGYALLLLQRYDEAAAAFKRAEAVGVRLSGQDLMMQRMASHRAEIARVRGELDAAEFGLRGALAWQAAQDPQGQVVTLQRLALVKLDQEDARAAKPLAEQALALAKRGHFDEEVRQGLELLGDIHLLLGERAKAVALSREARQLDQRRAQDKALAQLAQLQATAERSINPTQVNAVQDLERLRVIRNATVVALALVLGIALVMVGRLRRQRQQLTTLISTDSLTGLPNRREAERLLESEMPTFASTRRTAMLLVEIDDFKSLNDQHGQAAGDTVLRAAASCLRAACDRHDVVARWGGAGFLVARHDTQAQAAQALASHLCLQIERMVVELAPGQHITVTASIGLAPLPLFADTSAVLEDSLRASDRALQSARRSGQNAWASLWGERAGQDVDLYALLHDPADAMARGWLSLSGSRPMSWTPARY
- a CDS encoding sensor histidine kinase, which encodes MPVPPHHDPAAPAPTGLGRRTDTLLRGLLLLVALYHVVFAGWLAYRTGPGLDRMVPAMAVLQVLLCALCLVEHHAGRSVRAATTFVLAQLPLLMLAYGYWGLAALMRLQLGQIVPMLLVAAVLGHRTLSWAAAALCGLQLLGAWVDASGAMFRGDRLQLVGTDLGVGLFGVLLTAWLLHHSVTGLRESLQMAQQRSQELARKRDELQVEIQERERARDQLVHAMKMENVGRLASGIAHDFNHLLGLIQMYVAKAGRSQGEPQQAALNGADAAVRRASAVSRRLMDFSRLEAARPQLLDAAATVNGLTPLLEQMFPRGVDVQVDTGGVQRLIHFDPAQLESILLSLAVNAQQAMPEGGRFTLALQPAEGDQLLLRVEDTGVGMSEEVRARCLEPFFTTKPIGQGTGLGLAVTVRLINAAGGSVQVHSQAGQGTQVHLRLPSRSIGPAAA